The genomic region TAAACTATGCCTATTTCAAAGTTTTGCCTCAGGCTTGTCATTGCTCATAATCATCTCTCTTCACCAATATGCAAACAGAGTAATGCAGAGGCCAATTGCTGCTATTTATATAGATTCATGCCCATCTAACAACTGGGTCCCTTCTTCATGGGTTTGTGGGAGATCTAGGATgaatataaaatatcatttacttTCAATGAAGCAATGGGATTCTTTGCACTTGGGGAAATTGTTGTTTCTCTATGTTTAAAATCATTTTGATATTGTTAGCacacagtctttgttttttttctttcttcctttctttctttctgtctttctctctttctctttcttttctttctttcgttctttctttcgttctttctctttctttctttctctttcttttgttctttctttctttcttccactgTTTATTTTGGACTTTGGGACTAGCTGAAGCCCCAGCACCCGAACCCAGGCCCAcccagagagaggaggagagggggccTGAAGCATGTGGGGAATGGGAGAAAGCACTAGATATAGGATGAACCTGTGGGAGCAGCATGTGACGGCACCTGGCTGGCATGTTAAAAGCATGCAACTAGCCCATTCAAGCATGTAGTGTGTATTTGTAGGGGTGCTGGAAGAAGCTGGAGTCAGTGGTATAGGGCGTGTTTATAGGGATGCTGTTGGGCAGCATATTAGAGTAAGAGTATTTCCAAGGACGCTGGGAAACGCGGAGGGAAGCGTGTGGTTGGTACCTTCCAGAGCAGGGCCAGAGCTGGGAGGTAGGAGTAGGGCCTGAGGTGCGATCAGGGGCTCGTTGGTGGTAGCCATGTTTGGGGGCACACAAGGATCAATGTCGGTGTCTCCTTGGCCAGAGAGTTCCCACACTGGGGTCTGAGATGAACAGAAATGCAAGGGGTGAAAGGTAAGCTTCCTGGCAATCTCTCTCCTGATGACCACTCAGGTGGACGGACACACGGGTCTCAGGAGTACATGGTCATCTGCAGCCACTCCTCGGCGTTCAGACTGATATACCCGCTGCCGTCTTTTTCCAGAGACTTGAAGGCACGGAACATGGCGTCCAGGCGCACCAAGCAGCAAATAAAGTCCTCAAAGGCCATAGCGCCGCCATCGTCGGAGTACCGACGAACCACCATGTCGTACAGCTGCTGGCTGAGCTGGAAACCGGCGGCCACGAAGGCCCTGGGGAGCTCCTGGCTGCTGAGGATCCGCGAGCGGGGCGAAGTGTGCTCCTTGTAGACGGCCTGCCACTTCTTTATGTTGTTCCAAAGGTACTTGAACTCCTCGAAGCCCAGTTTGCCGTTGGTCTCGCTGTCCATGACGGCCAGCAGGTTCTCGCAGGTGTGGATCCCCAAGCGGCCGCTCTTGAGTCGGGCCAGCGCCCTGTTCAAGATGCCCATGAGCTCGCCGGCGCTCACTTCCATCTTAAGTCCTGCCAGACGCTCAAACTGTAGCCTGAACAGTAGGATCTCCTCGCACTCCCTGGACCTGAAGCGGGAGTAGTGGGTCGGGAGGGGCGGCGGCTGCGGTGTATAACTGATGACAGCTTCGCTGCCGCCACCTACGGCCCCGTCTGTGCCATCCGTGGAGACCCCAGCCCTGGCTCGGCTCCGGCTGGCCCTGGGGCCCAGGAACGAATTCACCAGGAACATGACGGAGTCTTTGCCCTGGCCTCGTCGCAGCCTCGCTTCAGAGGCTTCCGCGGCTCTGGCCTGGACCCCCGCAACGCCCCCCGCAACGCCCCCGTAACGCCCCTGGAACACACATTCAAATATGGAGAAGGAATTCTGGAATGGGATTCTCACTACGCCTTAGTCGCCTTTGCGACTCAAGGAGCCCCGATCCCATTTCGGCGCCCGCCCCCTACTTCCGGGCTCTGGAAGGTGCCAACTACACGCGTCTCCCCATGTTTCCCAGCTTCCTTGGAAATATTCTT from Trichosurus vulpecula isolate mTriVul1 chromosome 8, mTriVul1.pri, whole genome shotgun sequence harbors:
- the LOC118830321 gene encoding calpain small subunit 1-like, producing the protein MFLVNSFLGPRASRSRARAGVSTDGTDGAVGGGSEAVISYTPQPPPLPTHYSRFRSRECEEILLFRLQFERLAGLKMEVSAGELMGILNRALARLKSGRLGIHTCENLLAVMDSETNGKLGFEEFKYLWNNIKKWQAVYKEHTSPRSRILSSQELPRAFVAAGFQLSQQLYDMVVRRYSDDGGAMAFEDFICCLVRLDAMFRAFKSLEKDGSGYISLNAEEWLQMTMYS